Proteins co-encoded in one Octopus bimaculoides isolate UCB-OBI-ISO-001 chromosome 7, ASM119413v2, whole genome shotgun sequence genomic window:
- the LOC106884048 gene encoding uncharacterized protein LOC106884048, with protein MLLMCPQREKKEQQIEQSEDQDRVDEVVQDDVEETAITEEEFTVVKKRKRKERVSSPPEKQKKKKVDEVEKEVEKEVENVVEKEVEKEPEEELEEEIEKEETVARVLAIPAEEEDLGNEKQYNKRYCFTHHREVFSLLHNYA; from the exons ATGCTACTTATGTGCCcccagagagaaaagaaggaacaaCAGATTGAACAGTCTGAGGATCAGGATAGGGTGGACGAAGTGGTGCAGGATGATGTGGAAGAGACGGCAATAACAGAGGAAGAATTCACAGTAGTTaaaaagcgaaaaagaaaagaaagagtaagcTCTCCGCcggagaagcagaaaaagaaaaaagtagatgAGGTTGAGAAGGAGGTCGAGAAGGAGGTCGagaatgtggttgagaaggaggTTGAGAAGGAGCCCGAGGAAGAGCTCGAGGAGGAGATTGAGAAAGAGGAGACAGTAGCAAGGGTACTAGCTATACCAGCGGAGGAGGAAGATTTAGGCA ACGAAAAGCAATACAATAAACGCTATTGCTTCACGCATCACCGAGAAGTATTTAGTTTACTCCATAATTACGCTTAA